A region from the Metarhizium brunneum chromosome 7, complete sequence genome encodes:
- the HET-E1_16 gene encoding Vegetative incompatibility protein HET-E-1: MRLESSELYTIGWITALHIERAAATAFLDDFHESPERFEQNASDQNSYTWGRMGKHNIVIVSLPEGTDGTAAAATTTSKLLSSLPQIRIGLLVGIGGGVAQPHKGQDIRLGDIVVGKPEGKYGGVVQYDHGKALRGPAWQRKGMLNKPPAVLLYALSHLKAQHEMHGSDIPRLLDELWKSTPRMKNGTNDSPGYVHQGFEHDRLFQSTYNHVPGSTCKDCDQSQEIKRVEREDADPRIHYGLIASGNTVVKDAVFRDEISEVIGQGCMCFEMEAAGLMDSFPCLVIRGICDYADSHKNDRWQRYAAATAAAFAKELLGYVPTAQLNATQRAIELLSSIDGSVKNIESCSRQTNENVKMALDDVHESNQKQLLDRLPVVEDAAFDSHAEEHNSTCLKDTRVDVLQNIDTWAVSSGTQQIFWLSGMAGTGKSTIARTIARLFAAKGILGASFFFKRGEGDRGNSSKVITTIAAQVAERYPAISPQVAKALENDSRIVHKALREQFQELILKPLQANSQHVGKNSDPIVIVIDALDECDSADDIELLIFLFSRTEGLQSVRLKTFVTSRPELSTRQTFSQMSGKYNDLILHTIPLPVVENDISLFLYHEIKEIREKYNALVSNHRCLATNWPGQSTVRTLIKMAVPLFIFAATICRFLNDRRCGNPDKQLEEILRFETRSQESQLDATYLPVLDQLWNGLSKKQRKNMLEQFRLIIGSIINLASPLSISSLSALLDVPRADINDKLDLLHSVLSVPSSQDKPVRLLHLSFRDFLLDPDKQNRNDFWVNEKQAHSVIAKNCLRVMDCLRQDICDIKDVGTHQFTISRRRIDDCLASEVQYACQYWVHHTQEAGTYAPDSGIVYRFLTQHFLHWLEALSLLGKVSGSIDFLNVLKSVFKASKPSKNPGMRRS, encoded by the exons ATGAGACTCGAGAGCTCAGAACTTTACACCATAGGGTGGATAACTGCTCTTCACATAGAACGTGCGGCGGCTACTGCGTTCCTAGACGATTTCCACGAGTCGCCAGAAAGGTTTGAGCAGAACGCTTCAGACCAGAATTCATATACCTGGGGTCGAATGGGCAAGCACAATATCGTCATTGTCTCACTTCCTGAAGGTACTGACGGGaccgctgctgctgcgacTACGACCTCGAAACTCCTCTCGTCTCTCCCTCAGATCCGAATCGGTCTTCTAGTGGGAATCGGTGGTGGCGTAGCTCAACCTCACAAAGGACAGGATATCCGGCTTGGGgacatcgtcgtcggcaaacCTGAAGGAAAATACGGAGGGGTCGTCCAGTATGATCATGGCAAAGCACTGCGAGGGCCGGCATGGCAGCGTAAAGGAATGTTGAATAAGCCCCCTGCTGTGCTCCTCTATGCGTTATCTCACCTGAAAGCACAACATGAAATGCATGGATCGGACATTCCCCGTTTGCTCGACGAACTCTGGAAGTCAACCCCTAGGATGAAGAATGGGACGAACGACAGCCCAGGATACGTCCATCAAGGATTTGAGCATGACCGGTTGTTTCAGTCCACTTATAATCATGTTCCAGGCAGCACGTGCAAAGATTGCGACCAATCTCAGGAGATTAAGCGCGTTGAAAGAGAAGATGCTGACCCGAGAATTCACTACGGGCTTATTGCTTCAGGGAATACAGTAGTCAAAGATGCTGTTTTCAGGGATGAAATTTCCGAGGTTATTGGGCAGGGCTGCATGTGCTTTGAGATGGAAGCTGCCGGTCTCATGGATAGCTTTCCCTGCCTTGTGATACGAGGCATTTGCGACTACGCTGACTCGCACAAGAACGACCGGTGGCAGAGATATGCTGCTGCGACGGCGGCTGCGTTTGCAAAGGAGTTGCTCGGCTACGTTCCAACTGCGCAGCTCAACGCAACACAGCGAGCTATTGAATTGCTTAGTTCAA TCGATGGTAGTGTGAAAAATATCGAGTCCTGTTCGAGGCAAACAAACGAAAATGTCAAAATGGCTTT AGACGATGTCCATGAAAGCAATCAAAAGCAGTTGCTTGATAGACTCCCCGTTGTTGAAGATGCTGCCTTTGACTCGCATGCCGAGGAACACAACAGTACTTGTCTGAAAGATACACGGGTCGATGTTCTGCAAAATATAGACACATGGGCTGTTTCATCAGGCACACAGCAGATATTCTGGCTGAGTGGTATGGCAGGTACCGGCAAGTCTACCATAGCACGCACTATTGCCAGGTTATTCGCCGCGAAAGGTATTCTTGGCGctagcttcttcttcaaaagaGGCGAAGGTGATCGGGGCAATTCATCGAAGGTTATTACGACAATTGCAGCTCAAGTGGCAGAAAGATACCCAGCCATATCCCCTCAGGTTGCGAAAGCTCTTGAGAATGACTCCAGGATTGTTCACAAGGCATTACGAGAGCAGTTCCAGGAACTTATCCTGAAACCTCTACAAGCAAATTCACAGCACGTTGGGAAGAACTCCGACCCTattgtcatcgtcatcgacgccctAGATGAGTGTGATTCAGCTGATGATATTGAGCTTCTTatctttctcttttctcGCACTGAGGGTTTACAATCCGTGCGGCTGAAGACTTTCGTTACCAGCCGCCCCGAGTTATCGACTCGTCAAACGTTTAGCCAAATGTCTGGCAAATACAACGATTTGATATTGCATACTATCCCACTGCCAGTAGTGGAGAATGATATATCTCTTTTTCTCTATCACGAGATCAAGGAAATCCGAGAAAAATATAATGCTTTAGTATCAAATCACCGCTGCTTGGCCACGAACTGGCCAGGCCAATCTACCGTCCGGACACTTATCAAAATGGCAGTCCCGCTGTTCATATTCGCTGCTACAATTTGTCGCTTCCTTAATGACCGTAGATGCGGGAATCCAGATAAACAGCTCGAAGAAATTCTTCGTTTCGAAACACGAAGCCAAGAGTCACAACTAGATGCAACATACTTGCCTGTTCTGGATCAGCTGTGGAATGGGCTTTCCAAAAAGCAGAGAAAGAACATGCTCGAGCAATTCCGGCTCATTATTGGATCTATTATCAACCTCGCAAGTCCCTTGTCGATTTCCTCTCTAAGTGCACTCCTTGACGTCCCGAGAGCGGACATCAATGACAAATTAGACCTGTTGCATTCCGTCTTAAGCGTTCCATCGTCACAAGATAAGCCTGTAAGGCTGCTGCACCTGTCCTTCCGCGACTTCCTGCTAGACCCTGATAAGCAGAATAGGAATGACTTTTGGGTCAATGAGAAGCAAGCCCATAGTGTGATTGCGAAAAACTGCCTTCGCGTAATGGATTGCCTTCGACAAGATATTTGCGATATAAAAGATGTCGGTACGCACCAGTTTACAATCAGTCGACGGAGAATAGATGATTGCCTTGCTTCAGAGGTCCAGTATGCTTGCCAATACTGGGTACATCATACCCAAGAAGCGGGAACATACGCCCCCGATAGTGGAATAGTGTATCGATTTCTCACTCAGCACTTTCTCCATTGGCTGGAGGCTTTAAGTCTTCTGGGCAAGGTATCGGGAAGTATCGACTTTTTAAATGTATTGAAATCGGTCTTCAAGGCAAGTAAGCCAAGTAAGAACCCTGGTATGCGACGCAGCTAA